The following are encoded together in the Ezakiella massiliensis genome:
- a CDS encoding sodium-translocating pyrophosphatase → MDYILYCAPIVAVLGLVYALIKASFIKKQPVGNARMDELSTYISEGAMAFLRREYRSMAIFVVAVFVILGLAIDWLTAICFIVGAIFSVLAGLIGMKVATKANVRTANAANTDGMSKALSVAFSGGTVMGMCVVGLGLLGTTVFYLIFKDHADVFNIITGFGFGASSIALFARVGGGIYTKAADVGADLVGKVEAGIPEDDPRNPAVIADNVGDNVGDVAGMGADLFESYVGATISAFTLGYFAYADKGVLFVAALASVGLIASIIGTLFVKGDNDPQKALNTGTLVGSIITVIASYFLSANIIGSTKPFIATVAGLAVGLIIAKITEYYTSEKYAPVQKIAEESETGESTNIISGLSVGMMSTAVPIITIAIGIIVAFYLAGGMTDPKLGLFGISLAAVGMLANSAMTIAVDAYGPIADNAGGIAEMAELPEGVRDITDTLDAVGNTTAAVGKGFAIGSAALTALALFSSYTQAVALESIDLTKPSTIAGLFIGGMLPFLFSAMTMEAVGKAANQMIEEVRRQFREIPGIMEGTGTPEYGKCVEISTGAALKEMIIPGLMAVLTPILVGVLLGTEALGGLLAGGLVTGVLMAIFMSNAGGAWDNAKKYIESGVHGGKGSPAHKAAVTGDTVGDPFKDTSGPSLNILIKLMTIVSLVFAPLFVKIGGLILK, encoded by the coding sequence GTGGATTATATTTTGTATTGTGCACCGATAGTAGCGGTGCTAGGACTGGTATATGCTTTAATAAAAGCTTCTTTTATTAAAAAGCAACCAGTTGGAAATGCTAGAATGGATGAATTATCAACCTACATTTCCGAAGGTGCTATGGCATTTTTAAGAAGGGAATATCGTTCAATGGCGATATTTGTTGTTGCAGTTTTTGTAATACTTGGTCTTGCAATTGACTGGCTAACAGCTATTTGCTTTATAGTTGGTGCAATTTTCTCAGTATTAGCTGGACTTATCGGTATGAAGGTTGCAACAAAGGCTAATGTTAGAACTGCAAATGCAGCCAACACAGATGGCATGAGCAAGGCTCTTAGCGTAGCTTTCTCAGGCGGAACTGTAATGGGTATGTGTGTTGTTGGTCTTGGTTTATTAGGAACAACAGTATTTTATTTAATTTTTAAAGACCACGCAGATGTATTTAATATCATTACAGGTTTTGGTTTTGGTGCTTCATCAATCGCTCTATTTGCTAGAGTTGGTGGCGGTATCTATACCAAAGCTGCAGACGTTGGCGCAGACCTTGTTGGTAAGGTTGAAGCTGGTATCCCAGAAGACGACCCAAGAAACCCTGCTGTTATCGCTGATAACGTAGGAGATAACGTTGGTGACGTTGCAGGTATGGGAGCTGACTTATTTGAATCATATGTTGGTGCTACTATTTCAGCATTTACACTTGGATATTTTGCTTACGCAGACAAGGGCGTTCTATTTGTAGCTGCTCTTGCATCAGTTGGTTTAATCGCAAGTATTATTGGGACCCTATTTGTTAAGGGTGACAATGATCCACAAAAAGCTCTAAACACTGGTACACTTGTTGGATCAATCATAACTGTCATTGCTTCTTATTTCTTATCAGCAAATATTATTGGAAGCACAAAACCTTTTATCGCTACTGTAGCTGGTTTAGCAGTTGGTCTCATCATCGCTAAGATTACAGAATACTACACTTCAGAAAAATATGCTCCTGTTCAAAAGATTGCTGAAGAATCAGAAACAGGTGAATCTACAAATATTATCTCTGGTTTATCAGTAGGTATGATGTCTACTGCTGTTCCAATTATTACAATTGCTATTGGTATTATCGTTGCTTTCTACCTTGCAGGTGGAATGACAGATCCAAAGCTAGGATTATTTGGTATTTCTCTTGCAGCTGTTGGTATGCTTGCAAACTCAGCTATGACAATTGCTGTTGACGCTTATGGTCCAATCGCTGACAACGCTGGTGGTATTGCTGAAATGGCTGAACTCCCAGAAGGTGTTAGAGATATTACAGATACACTTGACGCTGTTGGTAACACAACTGCAGCTGTTGGTAAGGGTTTTGCTATCGGAAGTGCTGCTCTAACTGCACTTGCACTTTTCTCAAGCTACACCCAAGCTGTTGCTCTAGAGTCAATTGACCTTACAAAACCATCAACAATTGCTGGTTTATTCATCGGTGGTATGCTACCATTCCTATTCAGTGCTATGACTATGGAAGCTGTTGGTAAGGCTGCTAACCAAATGATCGAAGAAGTAAGACGTCAATTTAGAGAAATTCCTGGAATTATGGAAGGAACAGGCACACCAGAATATGGTAAGTGCGTTGAAATTTCAACAGGCGCTGCTCTAAAGGAAATGATTATTCCTGGACTAATGGCAGTTCTTACACCAATTTTAGTAGGTGTTCTACTTGGCACAGAAGCACTTGGTGGTCTACTTGCTGGTGGACTTGTAACAGGTGTTCTCATGGCTATCTTCATGTCAAATGCTGGTGGCGCATGGGATAATGCTAAAAAATATATTGAATCAGGCGTTCACGGTGGAAAAGGTAGCCCAGCTCACAAGGCTGCTGTTACTGGAGACACAGTAGGTGACCCATTCAAAGACACATCAGGACCTTCACTAAACATTCTAATCAAACTTATGACAATCGTCAGCCTTGTATTTGCACCATTATTTGTGAAAATCGGCGGATTAATTTTAAAATAA
- a CDS encoding alpha/beta fold hydrolase — translation MYIDIDGIKIYYEEENANCDQVAFVVHGWGASIAAMKPVINSLKHKYRVIAMALPGHDKSDKPKDVIGTSDYADIILKFMDQLNLTNVYYLGHSYGGKCGIEIASRPSHPIKKLVLIDASGIKAPLDFKSKFRIRYFKFMKKLYVLFKGEKNLEKFYKKHGSADYKSADGVMRKILVRVVNEDLTEKLENINVPTLAVWGKNDMDTPLWMGQMMEEKIPSCKLEVLDGGHYSYLDDIIRFRNVVEPFLED, via the coding sequence ATGTATATAGATATTGATGGTATAAAAATTTATTATGAAGAGGAGAATGCAAATTGCGACCAAGTTGCCTTTGTCGTCCATGGTTGGGGGGCTTCAATTGCCGCCATGAAACCCGTTATAAATTCCCTCAAACATAAATATAGGGTTATAGCCATGGCTCTGCCTGGACATGACAAGAGCGATAAGCCTAAAGATGTCATTGGTACAAGCGATTATGCGGACATAATTTTAAAGTTTATGGACCAGTTAAATTTGACCAATGTCTATTATCTGGGCCATTCTTACGGGGGCAAGTGTGGGATTGAAATCGCATCTAGGCCATCTCATCCAATTAAAAAACTAGTCTTGATTGACGCATCTGGGATCAAAGCGCCACTAGACTTTAAAAGCAAATTTAGAATCAGATATTTTAAATTTATGAAAAAGCTTTATGTCTTATTTAAGGGCGAAAAAAATCTGGAAAAATTTTATAAAAAACACGGGTCAGCTGATTATAAAAGTGCAGATGGAGTTATGCGAAAGATTTTGGTTAGGGTTGTAAACGAAGACCTAACGGAAAAGTTAGAAAATATAAATGTTCCAACTCTTGCCGTTTGGGGTAAAAATGATATGGATACACCACTTTGGATGGGACAGATGATGGAAGAGAAGATTCCTTCTTGCAAGCTGGAGGTCCTCGACGGTGGACATTACTCTTACTTAGATGATATAATAAGATTTAGAAATGTGGTAGAACCATTTTTGGAGGATTAG